The following is a genomic window from Asterias amurensis chromosome 8, ASM3211899v1.
TATTTAtagtaaaatattaaatatatcCGCTAAAATGATagcaaaataatttaattatagACACAGTTTACATGTGTTGGAATCTCTCTTTGGGAGATGGGGTGGTCTTGAAAAGACCGGTTGTTTTAGTTGAAAGTCATTGGCTTTCTTCTCGTTTCCTCTTGTTGTTCTTGCCTGGAGCTGGTTTTGGTCTTGAAAAAAACTCAAACAGCTTTTTGGCGGTGGTTCGGCTGTCTTCCGTTTTGAAATGTTCGTTTAGCTGGGTGGTTGAGTTTTCTCTAGCCTCTGCCAATCGGTTTTCAATGTCCAACTGAAATTTCTGGTATTGATCAAGGGTAAGTTTAGCGAAGGCTTGACCCATGTAGTGCTTCAAGGTCTTTCCAGTTTGCTTGAAAACTTTCCTCGTAAGTGAGTCGTTGGTGAGGGTGCGGTGGTCTTGCCTGCGAAGTGATGTAAGTGGGTGGTGTTTTCAATTTGACAGCTTTTGTCAAAGAAACAATCTGCTTGTCGATGTGCGCCTTGGCTGTTGTGAGTGATCCCACGTTGGCAGCCAGGGACTTTACGAGTTCTAAGTCCGCTGTAGGCAGTTGTTTCTTTGAGGAGGTTCTGATTTCGGGAATTTTCGTCCTTTTGTCCAGGTCGGATTTAATGCGGTAGATCAGTGATCTGTTCCCGTAAGGATGCGATTCTGAGCTAGTTGATGAGGTTTCCGAAAAATCAGCCGTGTCAAAGGATGAACCCGGTGTCTTTGGCACTTCCAACACCTCTTGAACTTGGTCTTCTACTTGATCTTCAGTGGCAGGGTTAAAAAGGAAACGGCTCTTGCACAGGCTCCTTCTATTTCACTACCTACTAAGAAatattgaacgctagagggcgtttcagaatatttgatagcgtgggaatagacgccctctattggtgaaagtatgcgatagcttacaaaactagcttcaatcgccttgacagaagaccacaaagcaaaacacattctgtcagcagcatggtcgtcgtcaacggagcagatgtccgtgtgggaataagagtctagcgtgtttacgaaaaacgagcgagacggtgaggcttcattcaacaaaaattaccaagttaggaTATTCTTGATGAGCAAAAAGtagtatttaattgtgtttagtaaggttcttccgtcctgattttgcgaattatgttatttttttttatttttttttttttgcgggcgatcTAGTTTATTGTTCCAatccatggttttattggtcacatGAAATGTGcgattgtttggggttttttgcgggttgatttcaagaaaaaCTTGGGTTCTAGAATGTAATcatgtgttaaagccattggaccctttcggtacagaaaaaaattaaaaagttcacagatttacaaataacttacagggtttacagaaggtagtggtgaaatacttctcttgaaatattattccatgaaatgctttactttttgagaaaacagtaaaacaatatcaattctcgttaaagagaattacggatttattttaaacacatgtcatgacacggcgaaacgcgcggatacaagggtgggttttcccgtttattttctcccgactctgatgaccgattaagcccaaattttcacaggtttgtcatttgatATAGaagctgtgatacacgaagtgtgggccttggacaatactgtttaccgaaagggtccaatggctttaaggcgcagttgtttttgctcctcttaaaaacgttttttaaatgaaaattttgttcacaaaacagacgccggcacggaccattccatacacataaatgaaaaaaataccgtaaaacACATATGCTTCTTCATGGATGTTGCATTTGCAACTATTgtgatgtctactttttgttgggTGTTTTTCTGGACGtaagtgggaagattttgggaacttcggtacCGTGtaatgtttatgaatacttattaaaactacaaaaataggcaatgtttatacataataaaataacttgagcagtcgcacgtaaccctcctcaatacataaaaagttagtaatatattttaacagtcggttttaaagtggatttttgtttagtaaaaacttgttctttttttttttcataaaaaagttcTTACTATAGGAATACTTCGGTGtcgagtgcttacaataaaccgtggacttaaaaactacctaaataaagatcatattaaattttccaatttgctctgacaaataatttgacctgtttttaaattaatttcaacaacattattgtttttacatttttaaagaaaaaatactctcaaattagtgagcccccttacgaacacaataacttggtacacataaataaagtataaCTTCCAGTGCAGTCAAGTTGAtgttgcaattcatgttgaattttgaaatagcgacgatcggaaatcgagcagttggtatacaacagtatactataagtttaaaaaaatagaataaaaaactggcggaccagtgaaaaatcaagccaactggtcctactggccagttgaaaaaaaaggttaagggcaacccctggaATGTCCGCCTATTATTGGGAACATTCTTCATCGCTGTGTTCTCATGTAACAGGTAAATTAATTATATATTTTGACTGGCTCAGTACGTTCGGATATCTCGCCTCGAAGATCAAATTTTCATTCAGCATTTAACACTTTGTCTTTACAGTCACACACGCAGTGGTAACACAGTACATACATGTTACGCACTGCAACTGCGTGCTGACTGCCAGACTGCACTCACTGCCATGCTGCAGAGTTTGTGATGTCCAACTTCCAATCTGCAGGACCCAGACCTGGGCCCGATTTAAAGATTTGTATTACCTATTTAGTGCTAAGCCTAAAATAAGTAGAATTCCCCACTGCTCAAGACTCACAAGCATGAGTCATGCTGAATTGTTGTACGAGAGAAATTGTGGTAATTGGTTTTGTTGATGAGTGTTCATTTTTGAAAGCATGCGACGCGAGCGTTCGTCAGGCTATAAAGGCTTAGGAAACACCTAAAGGTAGCGCAAGTGTCCCCAATTTGCCTAGGCGTCGCGTTCTGCGGTTGAACTCCACAATCTAAGAAATCAGACTGGACTTAACTTCTAGGTTTGATAATTAACTAATAAAAGAGGAGTCATAATAAGTAGAAACAACTGTCCAAACGTTATGTTATGGTGTCACAACGAGTCAAGTCTCCATTTATTATAAGATCATTACAAATACAGGTATAGTCATCGAAGGTGACCAGAGGCCAAGTACTACTCTGTATAGTTTTACATGGAGAATCACACTCAATTACACAGATTAATCCCTTTtatagatgatgaaaatcctttacacaaatataatgtgggtgagggtgttatcgcctctctcaatatttatgtatggcgtcataattataacccaaaatgaagcttttgtgcacgtccgccactacttgcagtgggtgcgcccacctcgttttgggttaggcgacgtaccttatgcgtacttctagaaactataaggctcccccgtgagccttattggggtttaatattttgggcctccttaacgctacacgtttttcaaatcagctttgataggtgaaactgacagTTAGCCaacaataactaaagtttcttttgtactacaataccaaaactttccccacacactcaatatacattcatatgcttgcatttcctttttaaagacatcgtgaaaaaaatgacattttcatgtcccacgatacatagcgttgctacagcactataagtaaagtgAGTTTTCTGTGTGCCACAagtctaatttatctactgttttttttttttttttttcagggagggggggggcggtaagagcgtaggcctctttttagtttattctcatctgaattggtcttgtaaactttctggtcaataggctgtagttacgggagcacttaacgtgaacgtcaaaaaagtgttttgtttattgtcactttgggcctattgcatctcgcgaaattttaacgacaaacgacacaatttctgaccgcgttcatgttcacgctgctctaggaacaaacctccatacatcccatatctctggaaccctatatcgtacaaactaaataaaaacgataaattcatcctcactccttaattttctctaacttatttcactttcagaaagcatgtcaagttattttaagggtttgttacgtccagtttgggtcaatagacaaactcctaaaaatgtaccctattcagccgcatgaggtctcttttgttaatattatctccagtaaccaacccgacgggccgatcgctaaattaggctacaaaatggataTGGCAAAcagtacattctgagacctgaccgacacactgctctataatcaattttgtgaatggacttattcaaaaggaaacttaatgtcgttttgcttaacaactttgaccaaatgcaaattctttttacagcttcaaaacagcatttgacgtacgtgtacatgtataagtttcacaaacttcagtgatggggtaaactctgaaactgcaacactattcctccatgaacagaccgttttctaaaacggtattcatgtactcatttgagtttactggcaaaagatagtgtccatagtttaaaaacagcaagatacgttttgcatcaatagtgcaatttctgtatggagatttttttaagtccgaggtcgccacccactttcaacctaaagtggtcccacccgacctccttcaccaagcaacaggtggcccgtctcaaaaccagacaacacaccactcacaatacactgaccagaatgtaagcAGAGGtcaggctctttgtgtaaggcccccccccccaaccccaaaatgttattaattgtaaagttcccttagacaccttccaacctatggccggccctacccaatatATCCACATTATAAAGGTTCCGTTTGGtcccatccttgtccatcagaataattctcatgccgtttgggagtgaatgcttttttataaatatcctccatttaatcttttcaacaaatgagtcacctgtcagaaggatttctaggaagtctgataacaaggtcgaccagtggttgacacatggtcgcctgcgaaacatcaatctacggtacttcatccattcaatgcaaattcgtgagattggtttcggttttgtcctggcacccagcctcttcgcggcaatgaatgaaccaatccggagaaccatgcttagtacaacacgaaagtaacctgaccaaaaagggcggatcgaatggcgggtgggcgggcaaggggcaatgagtgaaccaatccggagcaccatctgcgaaacactgtccaatgagtcgcctgtcagaaaaatttctaggaagtctggtaacaacatcgaccagtggttgacgcacggtcgccgcccaaacttcctccaatcacatgacttgtaagtgcgagtttgggtccgggttttgcagacttgctacccgacgtctgaaaccacacaaacgtattgaattccacacacacaaccgtgttggattccacaaggatgccataccactggaccttctaattttcaatccaagattgcgcaggttacgcttttaatagtatagatataCCCCATTGCCCATGTacaaatgcatttcataaaggTGGTGTAATAATTTAGTAACTTTCCATACTGTGACAACCTGAAATATGACCATGCTATGACATACCCATTAAATCTAAGTCCCCAGTTTACAAGTGGTGGTGCAATAAGTCTACAAGTGATGGCGCAATTAATTAACATGATACCCTTCCCTGGATGTGAAGTTAAGCTTCTTTATTAACATATACCTGAGGGTGTTTATCACCTCAGTAAAACAGTACTAATTGACAAGTATTGGGAACCATGATTATTGGTGACAAACAACATTTGACAAATATTGGGATACTTGCAATGAACACATTTAGGGGAAATCTGTTTGCTATTGATTTATTTCCATTAGTGTTTGTCTAGTTGCTTTACTGTGGCAATGTTTCTACCTGTGATGCGGTCTGTGTATAGCTGTATGTCAACATGCCATGAATCTCACTCACAACAAAATCTTCCTTCATTTCCTCAATGAATTCAACTTTCTAAACTTTCAAAATTGCTGCCAGTTTGCTTAATGTCTTACCCCAGGCAGGTCTAATGTAAAACAACAAATGGTCATTAAAAGTATTCTTGTATCTATTGTGTTCATCTGTTTTCTAGTTATTGTCTGGCAACCAAGCGTAAATTTCCAGCAGCCCATGAGGACAGCATGAGGGCGCTAAGATACTTTCTAATTCATGCTTCGGAGTTCGGTGTTGACCCAGCTCGCATAGGGGTCGCAGGGGACAGCGCAGGAGGTCATCTTGCTGCAGCAGTTGCTCAAGAGGCATCAGATGACCCGAGCCTTCCTCGTCTTAAGATTCAGGTTCTACTCTACCCATTACTGCAACTACTTGATTTACAGATGCCGTCTTATCAGAAATACGTGTATGACTTTGGCCTGACTGGAGGCGTTCTCACAGAGCCGACATTGGGAATTATGCTTTGTGTCTACCTCCTTGGGAGGATTGATGAAGACTTCATGACATCATGTCGAGTCAACAACCACACATCCCTTGCCTTCAAGAAGGACAACCCAACGTACTACAACCATGAGCTTGTACCTGCTGGCCTGAGGAAGCATGTGTCTTATAAAATTGTACACTTAATTGGTGTGACGGGTTTCCCACAGCTCTGCTGTTGCTAGGGGCGCGGCGCGCGCAACAAAACGAGACGCCATTGATCGACGTCGACCACACACACGTACACGGCGAAAGTGAGGTGGAGAGCTTAAACTTCGCTGAGTTTTTTTCGAAAAAGGTGAGCATAATTGTGATATATTTTGATATCTGTCATTAAAGAATAAAGCCTAAAGCATTGTGATTAAAATACTTCTGACTATGGCCAGTAAGGGAAATCTCCACTCGGTGTaaatatcattttaaaatgtcagtaTTTTCAATTTTGTCAAGTGTAAAAAGCTGTTGACATTTTTTATTATACTACTGCACTCTCACCGCTGATTGGTTGCAAGTTAATCAAAACCCTTTGGCCGAAGGGTTTGACTTGGggctttttaaaattaaagccactgcactggacactattgataattatcaaagaccagtcttctcacttggtgtatctcaattacatacatgcataaaataacaaacctgtgaaatttgagctcaattggtatcgaagttgcgagataggctaataattataaaataatggaagaaaaaatactcttgaatttgattgattgaagttgtcacacgaattgtgtgctttcagatgccttgatttgtagatctcaaattctaagtccTTGATTTGTAGAgagccatgtgagataacattatccaagttggacAGCCAAGTAGGcctatgggataataatatccttGATGACTGCCAGCGTACTATCAGCTATTTGTGTCATCAGATGAGttgaaaaatataaaatgggactgtttttctccataaggtttatcgcgattcagaaacgcactgcattgtgggaagaatgggggcggtttctatgcagtttctaggattcgcgcacgcaacgcctatacctttgtgtgggttcaacagcgccctctattgatattttgctattcgcgataaaccttattcgAGAGCATGTCtgctaacaataacatggaTATGAATAATACGATACCTAAtgcatgtaggcctattaattatatatatatttttttgtataaaagggACTTATTAAGTAAACTTTAACATACCTACTATTGGTAGGCGCCCACATCAACTATAAAGTAATCCCAACCAATGTTTCTTTCTCTCAATTTACAGATAAAGGGCAGATCAGTGGCCGGTGTGTGCTAAAGGGCAGATCAGTGGCCGGTGTATGCTAAAGGGCAGATCAGTGGCCGGTGTGAAGGGCAGATCAGTGGCCGGTGTGTGCTATAGGGCAGAACAGTGGCCGGTGTGTGCTAAAGGGCAGATCAGTGGCCGGTGTGAAGGGCAGATCAGTGGCCGGTGTGTGCTATAGGGCAGAACAGTGGCCGGTGTGCGCTACAACCAGTGACCATAATGACTACAAACAAGTAAGTAGACAGTAAAAATAACACATTATAAATAGACCTTATGAATTGACTTCATCCAgctgccatctttgaggtcaaacggtgacgaaatcgcacatatattggccaatgaacaacctccttttgacgaGGGCGCCGCACTGAAATGACGTtttgtgcataaggtctatttgtTAGGCTTGGATTACcttctttttctcttttaaatAAGTTTCAACTAGTACTTGTccttattttgcattttttttcatttctgaaaATAAGACACTCTCAGATTTTGCTGGGAAAgcacaaaaaagaaacaaaccatgaccagcccctccccccccccagtttAAGTTGCTATGTGAGTTTTCAGCCACTCTGCATTTATTTCAGCCATTTGTCAGCACTTGCTTCGTTCTAAAATGTTGCGCGCGCAGTTTGTTTACGAGCTTAAGCTGGCCACCATTTGTGAAATAGGTTTACGCTTACacaattatttttgctacgTTAATTTGCTTACGGtttagcggctctatgaaactgggccctgtgcATCAACATTGGGTATAAGAGACAGTGCTGCAAACAGGGtgaataaggtttatcgcaattcagaaccgcaatgcgttaTGGGTGGGCAGATTGGGCAGATTTGCTACTgcggtgtatgttgtcatgcacgcCTCGCCCACATCTCCTATACTTTTTGTGGgtttaacagcgccctctcttgatattttgctattcacGATAAACCTTTGGAATCCATATCTGagaatctgtgaaaaaaagattAGTGCAACACAATCAATTGAGCTTGTGTTTCATTTCATCTTTTTTGCCCACCCCCGATGGTCAGACTACTTTtttataatacaaaaataaatcacaaactATGTGGTATGTTCTTCCTAGTAAGAACAGGTGGACCTTCAGAAGAAGTTTTGCTGGGGTCAAAAATACCCCCTTAAAATTGATGGTTGACCATGTCATACACTACctcaaaaatttgaatttatttgtctgtttataTTGCATGTACTGTATTCACCATGAAAAGAAATTATGTTTTGTGTCTTTAATTGTTCATGAaagattttctgtttttttttcaggtaaatttaaaaaaaatgtgctgattttttaaaggaatgcGGACACAATTCGaaacctaaaaaaaacaatagaccgtattgaatcaCCTCTTTTTTGCTATGGCAAATGtacgcacacgctcacagacgccatgttgtagggcagatatttgaatggtgacgtcatattcaatacggtctatttgGGTCTTTGTGAAATATTCAGAGGTCAATTTTTGTCTGAAGAACATAAAACATGGTTTTTGCTTGCAGTTCATGTATTTTTAAtacacaaacatttctaaaacttCTCAAGCATTATAGACATGCTCACAATGACACCCCAGTGCACTGTGGCATTGATGGTTGCCAGCGAATACAAAAAACCTCCAGACAATATCGGCATCATATCAAATCAAAACACCGCCTCTTTTGGTTGGAACACTGCTCTCAACGCATTGGTAGGGGGCAAGATAGGCAAGATGATAATGATATCAATGAGCAGGAAGAAGCTCTTGATAGAGAGAGTGAACATGATGAACAAGATGAGATACTGAATGACGATGAAGCTGATATCCATATTGATGTGAATCGTGAAGTTGCCTCATTATTACTTGGCCTAAGAGAAGAACATAAGACATCAAGTGCTTCTTGCATCTATATGGCAAGGGGTTATCTGAACAATGGTTATCTGAACAAGTTTTAGCCTCTTTGGAGAGGGGTGGTGCAAATGTGGATGAACTCAACCAATttgggctttcagatgcattgAAAGAATCTCAATATGAAAAGGCACTCACAGAGTTTTCCTCACAAAAGTCACTTGAGGGATACATATCCCAACATTTTGACTTAGTTGAGCCAATTGAATATGTACTGGGACTGGATGAAAACGGTAAAGAGGAAACATTTCAGTATGTTCCTGTTTTAGACACTATCAGAGCACTATTAACAAAGGAGGATGTGTTCGCAGAGGTGTTTAACAATCATTTCTCAGAAAATGAAGTGTTGAAAGATTACTGTGACGGACTACATTTTAAGCAGAATGCATTGTTTTCTGCACAGAATATGTCACTGCAGGTTCAACTTTACTTTGATGAATTTAATGTTGCTAACCCTCTTGGTAACAAAGTCCAGAAAATGAAGTTTGGCGGTTTCTACTTTGTTTTGGGGAACATCTCCCCCAAATATCGCTCAAAGCTGCATGTTATACAGCTTGCCACTTTATGTCTGGCAAGCCATTTGAAAAAATATGACATGAATGCAATTCTAGCACCGCTGTTACGTGACATTCACAAGTTGGAAACAGAAGGTGTTTGTATACAGAAAGATGATATTAGTCATACTTTTTATGGAACAATTTCATTTATAAGTGCTGACAACCGTGGTGCCCATTTCATAGGGGGGTTTCAAACCCATTTCAACAGTGGGCGCATCTGCAGGGGATGCAATGTAACTTCACAGACTCTCAAAGACCATTTCAATCCCTGCAGATTGCAATTACGCACCAAGCAAGGATATGAACAACAAGTTCGCATTGTACATGAAAATCCAGATTTGTGGAATCTGTATGGGTTAAAACATGACTCAGTGTTCAACTACTTCCATATTACATGTGGTTTGCCTCACGACATTGCCCATGATCTTTTTGAGGGTGTAGTTCCTGAAGTCATTGAAGTAACAATCAAACACTGTGTCCAGCAAGGATATTTCTCTCTGCTGTATTTCAATGACATGATCAAGACATTTCCCTATGGAGAACCTGATATTAGGAACAAACCCACTGCCATGTCTTGCACAATGGCTTCATTCAGGGTTAAGCAAACTGCATCACAAGCATGGTGTTTGCTGAGACTGCTACCTCTGATGATTGGTCACACAATACCATATGAGGACAGTAAGTGGTTGGTTCTGTTATCACTTCTGGATGTGGTTGAATACATTATGGCACCAAGGGTAACCAAAGTAACAATTGGTTTTCTAACATTTctaattgaaatgtttttgtctaCCTACTACAGAGAGTATGACATAACAATGAAACCAAAAGCACACTACCTCCTACACTACCCAGAACAAATGCATCAATTTGGTCCTCTAGTGTTCTGTTGGACCTTGCGGTTTGAAGGAAaacacttcttttttaaagaggtGTCCTGTCGAACCAAAAACcgcaagaatctgtgcaagacAATGGCAGAGCGACACGAGTACCATCAAGCATGGCTAAGGTCAAGGGCAACAGATTTTCTAACTCACAATATTGTTGAACATACTGGTGGTAAACTTGTTCATGTAAGACAGTTATCAAGGGAAAcacatttgttaattttgtcTCAATTGGGCCAGTCTGAATTTGTTTATGTAGTACCCAAGGTTGCATATAATGGCATATGGTACACATCAGATTCTGCAGTTGTACTTGAAAGCACTCACAGTGGCTACAAATTTGCAAAAATTGACATGAGCTTCATCATCACTGGCATTGTTTTTAATGCATGCAGAATTCTCCAAACTCAACACTACATTCCACATATTCATGCATATGCTGTTTCTGagacaaatgaaagaaaactcaTAAGGACATCAGAACTTGCAGACCATCAACCACTTGCAATATATAACACAGCATATTCACAGGTTGTTGTGCTTCGGCATCATATTGTGTAATTATAAAGTATACCTTAAGAAATTGGGAAAATACATATGATTACATGTATTTTTAGATGATTGACCTCTGTATTTACATTCACAAAAAACCTAAACAATTTAATTTCAGGCACAAGTTTTTGTTGATATATGggctgaaaagaaagaaagtagAAATCAGCACAAACAATGAAAGTGGAGCTTCCAGACAAGAGATCTCTAAGATAGTGGCTCAGGAATTTGGCATTGAGATTGACAACTTCAATTTACAAGCATGGGACATGGACTTCACTGATTTCGTTGATATGGATGAGGAGGAGATTTTTGAAGGGCCTTTGAAGATCAATGTGGTGGACATTCTCCAGGTGCAGTTAATGATAAGGTAAGCAAGTTATCCAGCAATTTTCCGCTTGACAACAGCAGAACCTGGTATTCAGAAAAAAAgtcatttttgtgtgtgcatgCACGTTTTGTGCAACCAGGCATGCTAGTCAGTTGGAGCTGACATCACTAAATGTGATGTTATATCAAGATAAATGTGTCCAAAGCTTTTGATTGGTAGATGATGTCCCAGGTATCTGACATGGTAGATAATGTGTATAAATTAGTACATACCCTGACTGCACACATAACATACATTGCTCTTTTGCGAATGAACTATTGCACTATGCTACAGTGGTGCTGCTA
Proteins encoded in this region:
- the LOC139940844 gene encoding uncharacterized protein; its protein translation is MTPQCTVALMVASEYKKPPDNIGIISNQNTASFGWNTALNALCFLHLYGKGLSEQWLSEQVLASLERGGANVDELNQFGLSDALKESQYEKALTEFSSQKSLEGYISQHFDLVEPIEYVLGLDENGKEETFQYVPVLDTIRALLTKEDVFAEVFNNHFSENEVLKDYCDGLHFKQNALFSAQNMSLQVQLYFDEFNVANPLGNKVQKMKFGGFYFVLGNISPKYRSKLHVIQLATLCLASHLKKYDMNAILAPLLRDIHKLETEGVCIQKDDISHTFYGTISFISADNRGAHFIGGFQTHFNSGRICRGCNVTSQTLKDHFNPCRLQLRTKQGYEQQVRIVHENPDLWNLYGLKHDSVFNYFHITCGLPHDIAHDLFEGVVPEVIEVTIKHCVQQGYFSLLYFNDMIKTFPYGEPDIRNKPTAMSCTMASFRVKQTASQAWCLLRLLPLMIGHTIPYEDSKWLVLLSLLDVVEYIMAPRVTKVTIGFLTFLIEMFLSTYYREYDITMKPKAHYLLHYPEQMHQFGPLVFCWTLRFEGKHFFFKEVSCRTKNRKNLCKTMAERHEYHQAWLRSRATDFLTHNIVEHTGGKLVHVRQLSRETHLLILSQLGQSEFVYVVPKVAYNGIWYTSDSAVVLESTHSGYKFAKIDMSFIITGIVFNACRILQTQHYIPHIHAYAVSETNERKLIRTSELADHQPLAIYNTAYSQVVVLRHHIV
- the LOC139940842 gene encoding arylacetamide deacetylase-like 2 — encoded protein: MSQVAVTGAPLTLRHMSRFIIIIQLLGSKKTTGKGFCFDIPAIYLLIEKIEVTGEHLEIDVTGEWLGYCLATKRKFPAAHEDSMRALRYFLIHASEFGVDPARIGVAGDSAGGHLAAAVAQEASDDPSLPRLKIQVLLYPLLQLLDLQMPSYQKYVYDFGLTGGVLTEPTLGIMLCVYLLGRIDEDFMTSCRVNNHTSLAFKKDNPTYYNHELVPAGLRKHVSYKIVHLIGVTGFPQLCCC